A stretch of Deferribacter autotrophicus DNA encodes these proteins:
- the traL gene encoding type IV conjugative transfer system protein TraL — protein MNNEDYRIPKYLDSQPVILFWELDEFILFIVIIFVSMFIRHQFIGFVIAFTVVQTFKKIKKKKHKGFLFHVGYKLGLVQIKNIPPYHIKEFGD, from the coding sequence ATGAACAATGAGGATTACAGAATACCGAAATATTTAGACTCACAACCGGTTATTTTGTTCTGGGAGTTAGATGAATTTATATTGTTTATAGTCATAATCTTTGTGAGCATGTTCATACGCCACCAATTTATAGGGTTTGTTATAGCCTTTACGGTTGTGCAGACATTTAAAAAAATCAAAAAGAAAAAGCACAAAGGATTTTTATTTCATGTCGGATATAAGCTTGGACTTGTCCAGATAAAAAACATTCCGCCATATCACATTAAAGAATTCGGGGATTAA
- a CDS encoding DUF192 domain-containing protein, protein MNPKNIKTILLTLTIILIIVNIFDYFQFSSDVITINGKTFHIQIADNNYLRRKGLSNVRNYPYDGMLFVFKQNNIYIFQSMEMQFPLVICSLKKVASKEFLLNECFDFPIKRLISVKGKYIIEIPKNKFSF, encoded by the coding sequence ATGAACCCAAAAAACATAAAGACAATATTATTAACTTTAACAATTATTTTAATCATCGTTAATATTTTTGATTATTTTCAGTTTTCAAGCGATGTTATCACCATTAATGGCAAAACATTTCATATTCAAATAGCTGATAATAACTATTTGAGACGCAAAGGACTGAGCAATGTGAGAAACTATCCATATGATGGCATGTTGTTTGTTTTTAAACAAAACAATATCTACATTTTTCAATCGATGGAAATGCAATTCCCGCTGGTGATTTGCTCACTGAAAAAAGTAGCGTCAAAAGAATTTTTGTTAAATGAATGTTTTGATTTTCCTATCAAAAGGCTAATTTCTGTTAAAGGCAAATATATTATCGAAATACCAAAAAACAAATTCTCTTTTTAA
- a CDS encoding CopG family transcriptional regulator, producing MNTVKATFSIPQEIMDELNNYAKESGLKKSNVVVSALEMFFDYMDLKIAKERIDEIKTKNLKCLSIEEIEKELRL from the coding sequence ATGAATACAGTTAAAGCAACTTTTTCAATTCCTCAAGAAATTATGGATGAATTGAACAATTATGCGAAAGAAAGCGGTTTAAAAAAATCTAATGTTGTCGTTTCAGCTCTTGAAATGTTTTTTGATTATATGGACTTGAAAATTGCAAAAGAAAGAATCGATGAAATTAAAACTAAAAACCTTAAATGTCTTTCTATAGAAGAAATAGAAAAAGAGCTTAGACTTTGA
- a CDS encoding helix-turn-helix domain-containing protein: MKTASKLLLLREKTIYNLVSKGDLRVFKVGRKNFFTKEEIERYQRQRVILK; encoded by the coding sequence ATGAAAACAGCATCAAAACTTCTATTGTTAAGAGAAAAGACAATTTACAACCTGGTATCGAAAGGGGATCTAAGGGTTTTCAAAGTAGGGAGAAAAAACTTTTTCACAAAAGAGGAGATAGAAAGATACCAGAGGCAAAGAGTTATATTGAAGTAA
- a CDS encoding DNA-methyltransferase: protein MCNIELYCGDCLDVLQNIPDNSVDLIFTSPPYADRRKNVYGGIHPDKYVEWFLPRAEQFLRVLKPTGSFVLNIKERVVNGERHTYVLELIIALRKQGWLWTEEYIWHKKNCYPGKWPNRFRDAWERLLHFTKQKKFKMFQDEVKEPIGDWANTRLKHLGKNDVVRFNSRSGSGFGKNIANWLGKDLVYPTNVLHMATECGYRGHSAVFPVKLPEWFIKLFTEKDDLVLDPFVGSGTTCVAAYNLGRNCIGIDIKEEYIDLTKQRLEEIRKDEEILNVVVG, encoded by the coding sequence ATGTGCAATATTGAGCTTTACTGCGGAGATTGTCTTGATGTGCTTCAAAATATCCCTGATAATTCTGTTGATTTGATTTTTACTTCACCACCTTATGCTGATAGACGGAAAAATGTATATGGCGGGATACATCCGGATAAATATGTTGAGTGGTTTTTGCCACGTGCGGAGCAGTTTTTGAGAGTGTTAAAACCTACGGGTTCTTTTGTGTTGAATATTAAAGAAAGAGTTGTAAACGGTGAAAGGCATACTTATGTGCTTGAGTTGATTATTGCTTTAAGAAAACAGGGCTGGTTATGGACGGAAGAGTATATCTGGCATAAAAAGAACTGTTATCCGGGTAAATGGCCAAACAGGTTTAGAGATGCATGGGAAAGATTACTGCATTTTACAAAACAGAAAAAGTTTAAAATGTTTCAGGATGAGGTGAAAGAGCCTATAGGTGATTGGGCTAATACAAGGTTAAAACATCTTGGCAAGAATGATGTGGTGAGATTTAATTCGAGGTCTGGCAGCGGGTTTGGTAAAAATATTGCGAATTGGCTGGGTAAAGATTTGGTTTATCCTACTAATGTGTTGCATATGGCCACAGAATGCGGATACAGGGGGCACAGTGCTGTTTTTCCTGTAAAACTACCGGAATGGTTTATTAAACTGTTTACTGAAAAGGATGATTTGGTGCTCGATCCTTTTGTTGGTTCGGGGACTACATGTGTGGCAGCTTACAATCTTGGCAGGAATTGTATAGGGATTGATATAAAAGAAGAGTATATAGATTTGACAAAGCAGAGACTTGAAGAGATTAGAAAAGATGAGGAGATTTTGAATGTCGTTGTTGGATGA
- a CDS encoding type II toxin-antitoxin system RelE family toxin, which translates to MSYTLKFAPQTKKDLKKLPVYIQKFILNSLKEFANNFSNEYEAELIKTGKIKKLKGEWEGFYRLRLRTYRVIYQKNANELVILIIRISHRKNIYL; encoded by the coding sequence TTGAGTTATACTCTCAAATTTGCGCCTCAAACTAAAAAAGACTTAAAAAAACTGCCAGTATATATCCAGAAATTTATTTTAAACTCTCTTAAGGAATTTGCCAATAATTTCTCAAATGAATACGAAGCAGAACTTATTAAGACTGGAAAAATAAAAAAATTAAAAGGCGAATGGGAAGGATTTTATAGGTTAAGACTTAGAACCTATCGTGTAATTTATCAAAAGAATGCTAACGAATTGGTAATTTTGATAATAAGAATTAGCCATAGAAAAAACATCTACCTTTGA
- a CDS encoding ParB/RepB/Spo0J family partition protein encodes MNVKMIEINKLKQHTKNKDFFEDMVGYDFEELKRSIVENGLIEPLIVTPDKNGYYKIICGNQRYKACKELNIEEIPCIIKEFKNEDEELKTLIEDNLVRRHLTPYQRAKLMNELFKLSNKKTKTERIKELSQKTEYKERQISKYLKIAENLIREFAAMLDKGEININTANELATHSKEVQYEIYNIIKEKAVDDVKNTITEQLQRIKQLLNENKKKDEKIKQIEKEYSEFKNLLKIKSLDPETKKHDAEIVRDIITINVQILNLIKKCLKYSVDMKKMGFADENIKMDVTLFSEIKPPVFPIFKVDLKDIADYIELSKDVRKYEEVIEEHVLKYLE; translated from the coding sequence ATGAATGTAAAAATGATTGAAATAAACAAATTAAAACAACATACAAAAAACAAAGATTTTTTTGAAGATATGGTTGGATATGATTTTGAAGAATTAAAAAGAAGTATTGTTGAAAATGGTCTTATAGAACCTTTAATTGTCACCCCTGATAAAAATGGATACTATAAAATAATTTGCGGAAATCAGAGATATAAAGCCTGTAAAGAATTAAATATAGAGGAAATTCCGTGTATTATCAAAGAATTTAAAAATGAAGATGAAGAATTGAAAACATTGATTGAAGATAATCTTGTTAGAAGACATTTAACACCATATCAAAGAGCAAAGCTAATGAATGAACTATTTAAACTTTCAAACAAAAAAACTAAAACTGAAAGAATCAAAGAATTGAGTCAAAAAACCGAATACAAAGAAAGACAAATCAGTAAATATTTAAAAATAGCAGAGAACCTGATTCGAGAATTTGCGGCAATGCTTGATAAAGGAGAGATAAACATAAATACAGCAAATGAACTGGCTACTCATTCCAAAGAAGTTCAATATGAAATATATAACATTATTAAAGAAAAAGCCGTTGATGATGTAAAAAATACAATAACAGAGCAACTGCAAAGAATAAAACAATTGCTAAACGAAAATAAAAAGAAAGATGAAAAGATTAAACAAATAGAAAAGGAATATTCAGAATTTAAAAACCTCTTAAAAATTAAAAGTCTTGATCCTGAAACTAAAAAACATGATGCTGAAATTGTTCGGGATATAATAACAATAAATGTTCAAATACTGAATTTAATTAAAAAATGTTTAAAATATTCAGTTGATATGAAAAAAATGGGTTTTGCTGATGAAAATATAAAAATGGATGTAACACTTTTTAGTGAAATAAAGCCTCCAGTATTCCCTATATTTAAAGTAGATTTGAAAGATATTGCTGATTATATTGAATTAAGCAAGGATGTAAGGAAATATGAAGAAGTAATTGAAGAGCATGTATTAAAATATCTTGAGTAG
- a CDS encoding lytic transglycosylase domain-containing protein has translation MLVIFLAIMVSVKVYAKSVSDEIIDCVMKASKRYSVPSELILAIIDVESGFHPYALNVAGKSMFFESEEEAIKKVKELGSSKKSFDIGLTQINRWWFEKYGYSYEFGLNVCFNINFGTYILAYEINRNGYNWDAIGKYHSKKERRKQEYALKVWERMKRLK, from the coding sequence GTGTTGGTTATTTTTTTAGCAATTATGGTAAGCGTAAAAGTGTATGCAAAGAGTGTAAGCGATGAGATAATAGACTGTGTAATGAAAGCCTCAAAGAGGTATAGCGTGCCGTCAGAGTTGATACTGGCAATAATAGACGTGGAGAGCGGATTTCATCCTTATGCGTTAAATGTTGCTGGGAAATCGATGTTTTTCGAGAGCGAAGAAGAGGCGATAAAAAAGGTTAAGGAGCTTGGCAGTAGTAAAAAGAGTTTTGACATAGGGCTTACGCAGATAAACCGGTGGTGGTTTGAAAAATATGGCTATTCTTATGAATTTGGGTTAAATGTATGCTTTAATATCAACTTTGGGACATACATACTAGCGTATGAGATAAACCGAAATGGGTATAACTGGGATGCGATAGGTAAGTATCATTCCAAGAAAGAGAGAAGAAAGCAAGAATATGCGTTAAAGGTTTGGGAGAGGATGAAGAGATTAAAGTAG
- a CDS encoding helix-turn-helix domain-containing protein, with the protein MKKIDKLIGKTIQFWRKNVFGYTAEKFAEKLGISKGYISKVESGYTGISLSKIEQIAKILKISPLTILSGLPVKESLDAILRIYRNPKYEVTIKELETLVNIRFRDKVIKEEHYLQILKMLRSSNSNLNSYRPKNEIDILLLDIEEELSNN; encoded by the coding sequence ATGAAAAAAATTGATAAATTAATAGGAAAGACTATACAGTTTTGGCGTAAAAATGTTTTTGGTTATACAGCAGAAAAATTTGCTGAAAAATTAGGTATCTCAAAAGGATATATATCAAAAGTTGAGTCAGGCTATACGGGAATATCTTTAAGTAAGATCGAACAAATCGCCAAAATATTAAAAATTTCTCCATTAACGATTCTGTCTGGCTTACCCGTTAAAGAATCTCTCGACGCCATTTTAAGAATATATCGCAATCCCAAGTATGAAGTTACCATTAAAGAGCTTGAAACACTTGTCAATATCAGATTTAGAGACAAAGTAATCAAGGAAGAACATTACTTACAAATACTGAAAATGCTCCGTTCTTCTAATTCTAATCTTAACTCTTACCGTCCTAAAAATGAAATAGATATTTTGCTTTTAGATATCGAAGAGGAATTATCAAACAATTAA
- a CDS encoding iron-sulfur cluster loop: protein MNDKQKEIVRNLINKGEKLLKQPYEKIKFTGNSEADNLLNDLKNFPHAFVLACIMDRQVKAEKAWLIPYEISNEIGGFEFSRLLRLNHESIKEIFKRKSLHRFNDDMARNFYFGIQKIHEDYNDDASNIWKDSPKSATVVRRFLEFKGIGVKIATMAANILAREFKIPMSDYICIDISPDTHVKRVFKRLGFISKNASNDELIYAARELNPEYPGIFDLSCWEIGRKWCKPKKTQCKNCYLNDYCPKKFEERT from the coding sequence GTGAATGATAAACAAAAAGAAATAGTAAGAAACTTAATAAATAAAGGAGAAAAACTACTAAAACAACCATACGAGAAAATAAAATTTACTGGAAATTCAGAGGCAGATAACTTACTTAATGATCTTAAGAACTTTCCTCATGCCTTTGTATTAGCATGTATAATGGATAGGCAAGTTAAAGCAGAAAAAGCTTGGTTAATTCCATATGAGATCTCAAACGAAATTGGAGGTTTTGAGTTTTCAAGACTTTTAAGATTAAATCATGAAAGCATTAAAGAAATATTTAAGAGAAAAAGTCTTCATAGATTTAATGATGATATGGCTCGGAACTTCTATTTTGGAATTCAAAAAATACATGAAGATTACAATGATGATGCTTCAAATATTTGGAAAGATAGTCCAAAAAGTGCCACAGTTGTTAGAAGATTTTTAGAATTCAAAGGGATTGGTGTAAAAATTGCAACTATGGCAGCGAATATACTGGCAAGAGAATTTAAAATTCCTATGAGCGATTATATATGTATAGATATTTCGCCAGATACGCATGTAAAAAGAGTTTTTAAAAGATTGGGATTTATATCCAAAAATGCAAGCAATGATGAGTTAATTTATGCTGCAAGAGAACTTAATCCAGAGTATCCAGGAATTTTTGATTTGTCATGTTGGGAGATTGGAAGAAAATGGTGTAAACCCAAAAAAACACAGTGTAAAAATTGTTATTTGAATGATTATTGTCCAAAAAAATTTGAGGAGAGAACGTGA
- a CDS encoding OmpA family protein codes for MPVMIIEKNIDYYKYHEAINNKSRQFVISEEQLNYPSVNPFAILGHKKSNINRDKPLKTGIRKGVIGNIYFDFDKYNIKPEEQRKLQQIIKTLKSKYSNKIIKVIGYTDWFGTEKYNDELARKRAYQVALHLWKAGLTVKPEGRGKCCYKTTPEKSRRVEIIIEDKKEVK; via the coding sequence ATGCCAGTTATGATTATTGAGAAGAATATTGATTATTACAAATATCATGAGGCAATAAATAACAAAAGCAGACAGTTTGTTATCAGTGAAGAACAGTTAAATTATCCATCAGTAAATCCTTTTGCGATTTTAGGTCACAAGAAATCAAATATTAATCGAGACAAACCATTGAAAACTGGAATAAGAAAGGGGGTGATAGGAAACATATACTTTGATTTTGATAAATATAACATAAAGCCTGAAGAACAGAGAAAACTTCAACAAATCATCAAAACTCTCAAATCAAAATATTCCAACAAAATAATCAAAGTCATCGGATACACTGACTGGTTTGGAACAGAAAAGTATAACGATGAACTGGCAAGAAAACGTGCTTATCAGGTTGCTCTTCACTTATGGAAGGCTGGGTTGACAGTTAAACCTGAGGGGAGAGGCAAGTGTTGTTATAAAACCACACCCGAAAAGTCAAGGAGAGTGGAAATTATCATTGAAGATAAAAAGGAGGTGAAATGA
- a CDS encoding metal-dependent hydrolase: protein MRLASHKAIGVSTALVLGYDVYGVIGVTVGSILPDVIDMFISGGGDFFFQKVHRKLSHWWVLYAVLIYVAYKVYLFSVYINQVIFYISIGALLHIICDSLTKSGVPLFNPFKQDFRIGLFKTGSPVEYLLVTVVTTLLMYMRYKS from the coding sequence ATGAGACTCGCATCCCACAAAGCAATAGGAGTATCCACAGCATTAGTGTTAGGATATGACGTTTATGGTGTAATTGGCGTAACAGTAGGTTCCATATTGCCAGATGTTATAGATATGTTTATATCTGGCGGAGGAGATTTTTTCTTCCAGAAAGTTCATCGGAAACTATCACATTGGTGGGTATTGTATGCAGTTTTAATCTACGTTGCATATAAAGTTTATTTGTTTAGTGTTTATATAAATCAAGTAATATTTTACATATCTATAGGAGCTTTATTGCATATAATCTGCGACAGTTTAACAAAGTCAGGCGTGCCTTTGTTTAATCCTTTTAAACAGGATTTCCGCATAGGGTTGTTTAAAACAGGATCACCTGTGGAATATTTGTTGGTAACGGTGGTGACGACTTTGTTAATGTATATGAGGTATAAAAGTTGA
- a CDS encoding PmeII family type II restriction endonuclease produces MSLLDEIRVYVAENIGKFHGKKLARLRKLKLKEILRKKNPYLFKVKNFESASEIVKGIVDAFISSQEETMFGDWLEDLAIFVCYKVYGGMKSTALGIDLEFVRDGKRYLVSIKSGPNWGNSSQIKKMEQDFKNAKIRLRGRVNEEIVCVNGCCYGRVTVDKGGYLKICGQDFWELISGEPNLYIDIIEPLGYQAREKNEEYLVEYNAKLNLFTNEFIEIFCFKDGRIDWERLVNFNSGSRRG; encoded by the coding sequence ATGTCGTTGTTGGATGAGATTAGGGTTTATGTTGCAGAGAATATAGGCAAGTTTCACGGTAAGAAGCTTGCGAGATTAAGGAAATTAAAGCTTAAAGAGATATTGAGAAAGAAAAATCCTTATCTTTTTAAAGTGAAAAATTTTGAAAGTGCCAGTGAAATTGTTAAAGGGATTGTGGACGCTTTTATATCCTCACAAGAAGAGACAATGTTTGGTGACTGGCTTGAAGATCTGGCTATATTTGTGTGCTATAAAGTTTATGGCGGGATGAAGTCGACTGCTCTTGGTATAGACCTGGAATTTGTAAGAGATGGAAAAAGGTATCTTGTGTCTATCAAGTCAGGGCCTAATTGGGGAAATAGCAGTCAAATTAAGAAAATGGAGCAAGATTTTAAAAATGCTAAAATACGTCTTAGAGGGCGAGTAAATGAGGAGATAGTATGTGTAAATGGATGTTGTTATGGACGTGTAACTGTAGATAAAGGGGGTTATTTAAAAATATGCGGGCAAGATTTTTGGGAGCTGATTTCAGGAGAGCCTAATCTTTATATTGATATTATTGAGCCACTTGGTTATCAGGCCAGAGAAAAGAATGAGGAATATTTGGTAGAGTATAATGCTAAACTTAATTTGTTTACTAATGAGTTTATTGAGATTTTTTGTTTTAAGGATGGGAGGATTGACTGGGAGAGGCTTGTAAATTTTAATTCTGGTTCAAGAAGGGGTTAG
- a CDS encoding type II toxin-antitoxin system PemK/MazF family toxin encodes MIDIKRGYVYLANLNPTKGAEINKIRPVVIVSNDINNQYADTVTIVPITSGNVQKIYPFEVKIPKDIANLDKDSKAKANQIRTIDKSRIVKEIGKLPDDITKKIEYAISVHLDLNIG; translated from the coding sequence TTGATTGATATAAAAAGAGGTTATGTATATCTTGCGAATTTAAATCCAACTAAAGGCGCAGAAATCAACAAAATTAGACCAGTTGTTATCGTATCGAACGATATAAATAATCAATATGCTGATACGGTGACAATAGTTCCCATCACTTCAGGTAATGTTCAAAAAATTTATCCTTTTGAAGTAAAAATACCAAAAGATATAGCTAATTTAGACAAAGACTCAAAAGCAAAAGCAAACCAAATTAGAACAATAGATAAGTCAAGAATTGTAAAAGAAATTGGAAAACTACCAGATGATATTACAAAGAAAATTGAATATGCTATAAGTGTTCATTTGGATTTGAATATCGGATGA
- a CDS encoding TrbC/VirB2 family protein, whose amino-acid sequence MKKKLKKLATKLYVTLCDPRVQAVLIVAFVIALSSADVMAQTSDPWETSYSTISDWISGNLGLLMALVTFIIGVGISIATKSLATLGWAIVLAFVIGGLGGIAKSFFNLGGTAFGH is encoded by the coding sequence ATGAAAAAGAAACTTAAAAAATTAGCAACAAAGTTATACGTAACCTTATGTGATCCCAGAGTTCAGGCAGTTTTAATTGTTGCGTTTGTTATTGCTTTATCAAGCGCAGATGTAATGGCACAAACATCAGATCCATGGGAAACTTCATATTCTACCATTTCTGACTGGATAAGCGGTAATTTGGGTCTTTTAATGGCTCTTGTAACATTTATCATCGGTGTAGGTATTTCAATTGCAACAAAGTCTCTTGCTACTCTTGGATGGGCGATTGTTCTTGCGTTTGTAATTGGTGGTCTTGGCGGTATTGCAAAAAGCTTCTTCAACTTAGGTGGAACTGCTTTTGGGCATTAA
- a CDS encoding DnaB-like helicase C-terminal domain-containing protein, protein MKYFEFDYSTMQEYVINSLLVNNEFLYLVDLKKEYFTGKYHKLASVIIEKIKSGETVSLSSMAPVIIKLKLENVIDNVNGAFSENEYISAVESLRAFYQLKSVKNLLEKYIAHIDRQLVPEMDIVSDLILKLENMQEQETKQLVVDIKEIEDEIETALQELVDNETKIGVQTGLENFDRVVGGLKNGFIYGIAGRTHMGKTEFGLELALRALEQGKKVLYFNFEQQGKDIAKLLSIKKAGFSYTEFDSANLDVFKVFDAKDWLVNQNFILTKKVCTDFEIISTIKKLKIQNKIDIVFIDYLGLISLSNYPSYMTRHEKMAEVSKNLKKAAIEMNIPIVVMIQINREVEKLKDKRPLMSHLRDSGQIEQDLDCIMLLYRPNYYDKSLPDFLEVNVAKNRVTHRTGKIFFTLEHGRLEPANVAIEA, encoded by the coding sequence ATGAAATATTTTGAATTCGATTACTCAACCATGCAAGAATATGTAATCAATAGCTTGCTTGTTAATAATGAATTTTTATACCTAGTGGATTTAAAAAAAGAGTATTTTACCGGCAAGTATCACAAACTAGCATCAGTAATCATCGAAAAAATTAAATCTGGAGAAACTGTAAGCCTATCTTCAATGGCGCCAGTAATCATTAAATTAAAGCTAGAAAACGTAATTGACAACGTAAACGGGGCATTTAGTGAAAACGAGTATATTTCAGCGGTTGAGTCTTTAAGAGCGTTCTATCAACTAAAAAGCGTCAAAAATCTTTTAGAAAAATACATTGCCCATATCGACAGACAGTTAGTTCCTGAAATGGATATAGTGTCAGACTTAATTTTGAAGCTTGAAAATATGCAGGAACAGGAAACAAAGCAGTTAGTAGTTGATATTAAGGAAATTGAAGATGAAATAGAGACGGCATTGCAGGAGCTTGTAGACAATGAAACAAAGATTGGTGTTCAAACCGGTTTAGAAAATTTTGACAGAGTTGTTGGCGGTTTAAAGAACGGGTTTATTTACGGCATAGCAGGTCGAACACACATGGGAAAAACAGAATTTGGGTTAGAATTGGCTTTAAGGGCATTAGAGCAAGGAAAAAAGGTTTTGTATTTTAATTTTGAACAGCAGGGTAAAGATATTGCAAAGCTCTTGTCAATTAAAAAAGCCGGTTTCTCTTATACAGAATTTGATAGCGCTAATTTAGATGTTTTTAAAGTTTTTGATGCAAAAGATTGGCTTGTAAATCAAAATTTTATTTTAACTAAAAAAGTATGCACTGATTTTGAAATTATATCGACTATTAAAAAGTTAAAAATACAGAACAAAATAGATATAGTTTTTATTGATTATCTTGGGCTTATATCTCTTAGCAACTACCCATCTTATATGACAAGGCATGAAAAAATGGCCGAAGTTTCAAAGAATCTTAAGAAAGCGGCCATAGAGATGAATATTCCTATTGTCGTAATGATACAAATAAACAGAGAAGTTGAAAAGTTAAAAGACAAACGTCCTTTGATGTCACATTTAAGAGATAGTGGGCAAATTGAGCAGGATTTAGACTGTATTATGCTCTTATACCGTCCGAATTACTACGACAAAAGTTTACCTGATTTTTTAGAAGTAAATGTTGCAAAAAACAGAGTGACTCACAGAACCGGCAAGATATTTTTTACGCTTGAACATGGCAGATTAGAACCTGCAAATGTAGCAATTGAAGCGTGA
- a CDS encoding helix-turn-helix domain-containing protein: protein MSLSEKKIERLIGKTIQFWRKNIFGLTGEEFAKRLGTSRVYVSKIESGTAGLSFKKIEQIAKALKISPLTLLRGLPEKEALDTIMEIYRDPKYNVTIKELEALIGAKFRGKHITKKGYLQLLDLIRSGDFAIDSESYRPRDMVDILLDEIEEEINGKK, encoded by the coding sequence ATGAGTTTGTCAGAAAAAAAAATTGAGAGACTAATAGGCAAAACTATACAGTTTTGGAGAAAGAATATTTTTGGATTAACAGGTGAGGAATTTGCCAAAAGATTAGGCACTTCACGTGTTTATGTTTCAAAAATAGAGTCGGGGACTGCTGGATTATCTTTCAAAAAAATAGAACAGATTGCAAAAGCTCTCAAAATTTCACCTCTCACTCTTTTAAGAGGACTGCCTGAAAAAGAAGCCCTCGATACTATTATGGAAATTTATCGTGATCCTAAATATAACGTTACTATAAAAGAACTTGAGGCTCTTATTGGAGCTAAATTCAGAGGAAAGCACATCACTAAAAAAGGTTATCTCCAACTGTTAGACCTCATCCGCTCCGGAGACTTCGCCATAGATTCCGAAAGCTATCGCCCCAGAGATATGGTTGATATCCTTCTTGATGAAATTGAAGAGGAAATTAACGGCAAAAAATAA
- a CDS encoding ImmA/IrrE family metallo-endopeptidase — MSFIQSASLTTNRKIITDCKVKEKIISNIVERFREISNIPFPPYDPYSLAECLGYKITFNKKHDIPEFDGCTLPFSKVIYLHDTNYYRKTFTLAHEIFEDTLNRRYIGFVEKDFNWAAAEFLMPSDEFTDQAKAYGFNLYHLYDIYNNCSPLAISMRLLNLGLIDTVVVQYNGNEQLYGCECYSPIQEFEIGKNYKIIFGEDDLPF, encoded by the coding sequence ATGTCTTTTATTCAATCTGCAAGTTTAACAACAAATCGGAAGATTATTACGGATTGTAAAGTAAAAGAAAAAATAATTTCTAATATTGTAGAGCGTTTTAGAGAAATTTCTAATATACCGTTCCCTCCTTACGACCCTTACAGTCTTGCCGAATGTTTGGGATATAAAATAACTTTTAATAAAAAACATGACATCCCTGAATTTGACGGATGCACTTTACCTTTTAGCAAAGTTATTTATCTGCACGACACAAATTACTACAGAAAAACATTCACCCTTGCTCACGAAATTTTTGAAGATACTCTAAATAGGAGATATATTGGCTTTGTTGAAAAAGATTTTAATTGGGCCGCCGCTGAATTTTTAATGCCCTCAGATGAATTCACAGATCAGGCTAAAGCATACGGCTTCAATCTATATCACCTGTATGATATTTACAATAATTGCTCCCCTTTAGCCATATCAATGAGACTGTTAAATCTTGGATTAATTGATACAGTTGTTGTCCAATACAACGGAAATGAACAACTATATGGCTGTGAATGTTATTCGCCTATCCAGGAGTTTGAAATTGGCAAAAACTATAAGATTATCTTTGGTGAAGATGATTTGCCTTTTTGA